A region from the Oncorhynchus clarkii lewisi isolate Uvic-CL-2024 chromosome 8, UVic_Ocla_1.0, whole genome shotgun sequence genome encodes:
- the LOC139415313 gene encoding platelet-activating factor acetylhydrolase-like, with translation MTHLFTLETTGCGLSWFTDKVFDFIVTTNVPDLFPTRNCCTDLRCKLSLFAGMGNSTTCSSHLGIPPAKGPNAVGCSDFMMDHTVKGTFFRLYYPCVAYEDAEKPDWIPSKEYFYGLADFMNINRGLSEQIFNYLFGSFKIPAAVNAPYKQNGKCPVIVFSHGLGAFRTLYSAICAELASQGFIVAAVEHRDESAAATFFYHGKTEEPEEKEEESLPPKPNPEVPENLVEEWMYYRSLKPGESEFPLRNKQVLQRADECLKALDILIQINSGKKMENVLGTEFDWMTLANSMDLCRIAVMGHSFGGATVIEALCNEVNFKCGIALDAWMFPLDEEIYARVKQPIFFINSEKFQWAGNIMAMRKLVPPDSSSTQRKMVTIKGTVHQSFPDFTFLTGNWIGKILKLKGEINPQVAIDLCNKASLAFLQRHLGMDKDFNQWDHLIEGKDDNLIPGTNVTELP, from the exons atgactcatttgttcacattggaaacaacaggctgtggtctatcttggtttactGATAAAGTATTTGACTTCATCGTCACAACAAATGTTCCCGACTTGTTCCCAACGAGAAACTGCTGCACTG ATCTGAGGTGCAAGTTGAGTCTATTCGCAGGAATGGGAAATTCAACCACCTGTAGTAGCCATCTGGGGATCCCCCCAGCAAAAGGGCCCAATGCCGTGGGATGTTCAGATTTCATGATGGATCATACTGTAAAG GGTACCTTCTTTCGGCTATACTATCCATGTGTAGCATACGAGGATGCGGAAAAACCAGACTGGATCCCAAGCAAAGAATATTTCTATGGGCTTGCAGACTTCATGAACATCAACAGAGGCCTGAGTGAACAGATTTTTAATTACCTCTTTG GATCTTTTAAGATACCTGCTGCCGTGAATGCCCCATATAAACAGAATGGGAAGTGTCCAGTAATTGTCTTCTCTCATGGACTTGGAGCTTTCAG aactttatattcagccatatgcGCAGAACTGGCCTCACAGGGCTTCATAGTAGCAGCAGTGGAACACAG GGATGAATCTGCCGCTGCCACATTCTTCTACCATGGAAAGACTGAAGAACctgaggagaaagaagaggagtcACTGCCGCCTAAACCCAACCCCGAGGTCCCAGAGAACCTGGTAGAGGAATGGATGTACTACAGATCTCTGAAACCAGGCGAGAGTGAATTCCCCCTCAGGAATAAACAG GTGTTACAGAGAGCCGATGAATGCTTAAAGGCTTTGGATATACTCATCCAAATCAACTCGGGAAAGAAGATGGAGAACGTGCTCGGGACAGAGTTTGACTGGATGACTTTGGCG AACTCTATGGACTTGTGCCGGATAGCAGTGATGGGCCATTCTTTCGGTGGAGCAACAGTGATCGAAGCCCTCTGCAATGAGGTCAACTTCAA GTGTGGCATTGCCCTGGACGCGTGGATGTTCCCCCTGGATGAGGAGATCTACGCCAGGGTAAAGCAGCCCATCTTCTTCATCAACTCTGAGAAGTTCCAGTGGGCCGGGAACATCATGGCCATGAGGAAACTGGTCCCACCTGACTCCTCCTCCACACAGAGGAAAATGGTCACCATTAA GGGAACGGTTCACCAGAGCTTCCCAGACTTCACCTTCCTGACAGGCAACTGGATCGGGAAGATCCTGAAGCTGAAAGGAGAAATCAACCCTCAGGTTGCCATCGATCTCTGTAATAAAGCATCGCTAGCATTCCTGCAGCGACATCTAG GTATGGATAAAGACTTCAATCAATGGGACCATCTAATAGAGGGCAAGGACGACAACCTCATTCCAGGCACCAATGTCACAGAACTACCTTAG
- the LOC139415316 gene encoding splicing factor 3B subunit 6-like, with protein sequence MAMQAAKRANIRLPPEVNRILYIRNLPYKITAEEMYDIFGKYGPIRQIRTGNTPESRGTAYVIYEDIFDAKNACDHLSGFNVCNRYLVVLYYNANRAFQKMDTKKKEEQLKLLKEKYGINTDPPK encoded by the exons ATGGCTATGCAAGCAGCTAAACGAGCTAAT ATTCGATTACCACCTGAAGTCAACAGAATACTCTACATTAGAAATCTACCATACAAGATTAcagctgaggaaatgtacgacaTCTTTGGGAAATATGGACCAATACGACAGATTCGAAC TGGAAACACACCGGAATCAAGAGGGACAGCTTACGTGATCTACGAGGACATCTTTGATGCCAAGAACGCCTGCGATCACCTGTCTGGATTCAACGTCTGTAACAGATATCTTGTAGTTTTATACTACAATGCAAACAGG gcgTTCCAGAAGATGGACACCAAGAAGAAAGAGGAGCAGCTGAAGCTTCTGAAGGAGAAATACGGCATCAACACAGATCCCCCAAAATAG